DNA from Bradyrhizobium japonicum USDA 6:
GCAGGCCGGCTTCGGGGCGCACCTCGTAAGGAACGGCATCCCACTTCGGGCCGCCGACCGCGCCGAAGATGATGGCGTCGGCGGCCAGCGCCTTGGCCATGTCGCCCTCGGAGATCGACACCTTGTGGGCGTCATAGGCGGAGCCGCCGACCAGGCCGGTATCGGTCTCGAATTTGGCGATCCCTGCCGAATTGAGCCAGTCGATCAGCCGCTTCACCTCACCCATCACCTCGGGGCCGATACCGTCGCCGGGGAGCAGCAGCAATTTGTGGGTCGCCATGGTCGTTTCCTCTGAGATCGAATTCGGCCGGAGTGCTAGAGCGGCGTTGCGCGCTTGGCAAGACACCATTGCCGCCTCGCGGCTGTGCAAGGCCCGCAGGGCCTGCCACAGTGCGGGACGCCGGAGTATCCCTTGCGCGCCCAAGACTGCTTTGCTCAAGACCGTCGTCCCCCGCCCGACGCACATCCCGCGCGGCTGATCCTGACGCTGTCGCTGGCGGCGACGGTCGGGCTCGGCATCGGCCGCTTTGCCTATGCGCTGGTGTTGCCCGATATGCGGGAGGACCTCGGCTGGTCCTACTCGGCCGCCGGTTTCATGAACACCATCAACGCGGTCGGCTACCTCGTGGGCGCGCTTGTCGCGTCCCGGCTGATCCAGCGCGTCGGCTGGTCGGCGTCGATCCGCGGCGGAACCCTCGCCTGCGTCGCCGCGCTTGCCACCTGCGCGCTGACCGGAAATTTCGTTGCGCTGAGCCTCGCACGCCTCGTGCTGGGCTTAGGAGCCGCGGCCGGCTTCGTCGCCGGCGGCGCGCTGGCCGCGGCTATCGCGCAGTCGCGCCCGGAACGGGCCAATTTCCTGCTCAGCCTGTTCTATGCCGGGCCCGGCATCGGCATTCTCGCCTCGGGGCTGATCGCCCCGTTCACGCTGCAATATTTCGGGCCGGGCTCGTGGTGGCTGGTGTGGTGGGCGCTGACGCTGCTGTCCGTCGTGATGACCGTGCCGCTGTTCCTGATCCGCATCGAGAGCGGGGTGCGCTTCTCGGAAGGCAGCCACGCCACCTTCGCGATTCTACCCGTGCAGATCTATCTCGCCGGCTACTTCCTGTTTGGCGCCGGCTACATCGCCTACATGACCTTCATGATCGCCTATGTGCGCGACGGCGGCGGTGGCGCCGCGGCGCAAGCCGCGTTCTGGAGCCTGATCGGCCTCAGCGCCTTCGTCACGCCCTGGGTCTGGCGCGGCGTGCTGGCGCTCGACCGCGGCGGACTTGCCACCGCGATCATCCTCGGCACCAACGCGCTCGGCGCAGCCCTGCCGATGCTGGGGCATTCGCCGGCGTGGCTTGCGGTCTCGGCTGTGGTGTTCGGCGTCGCCTTCTTCGCCGTGGTCGGCTCGACCACGGCCTTCGTACGCTTCAACTACCCGCCGGAGGCGTGGCCCACCGCGATCGCGGCGATGACGATCTCGTTCGGCGTCGGGCAGACGCTCGGCCCGATCGTGGTCGGCGCGATCACGGATGCGCTGGGGAGTCTGAGTTACGCGCTGAATGTGTCGGCGGCGCTGCTGGCGCTGGGGGCGGTTGCGGCATTGTGCCAGCGCAAGGTGGGGCCAGCCAAACGATCGGTGCCGTAGGGTGGGCAAAGGCGCGCAGCGCCGTGCCCACCAAAATGGTCGACACATATGCAGAGCTGGTGGGCACGCTTGCGCTTTGCCCACCCTACGGCATCGGGGCTGGCGTCAGCTGCCGCTGAACGAATTGTACCCCTGGTCTTCCCAGTAGCCGCCCTTGTAGTCGTTGGTGACTTCCATCGAGACCACGTATTTCGGGTTCTTGAATCCGAGTTTTGTCGGCACGCGGATCTTCATCGGGAAGCCATAGGCGCGCGGCAGGATCTCGTTCGCATATTTGAACGTCATCTGGGTCTGCGGATGCAGCGCGCTACGCATGTCCAGCGGCGAGTTGTAACCGTCCTTGTCGGCGCACTGGAACCACACGTATTTCGCACGCGTATCGGCGCCGATCAGCTTGAGGAAATCGCGGAGCGGCGTGCCGGTCCAGCTTCCGATCGCGCTCCAGCCCTCGACGCAGATGTGGCGGGTGATCTGCGTGACCTGCGGCAGCTTGTAGAGCTCGTCCAGGGTCCAGGACTTCTTGTTGTCGACGAGGCCGCGCACCTCGAGCTTCCAGTCCGCGGCCGAGACATCGGGCGCGTCGTCGAGATCGTAATAGGCGTTGAACGGGAACGGTTTCGTAATCGCGCTCTCGGGGAAGGTCGGCGCCAGTGCGTCGGGATTGAACATCCACGCCTGCACGGCGTCGTTGAACTTCGAGACCTTCGCGAGCAGGGTATCGGCCGACGAGGAATCGACGACGTCGCAGCCGGTGAGCAGCGTCAGCGCGCCGAGGCTGGCGCCGCCCGCGATGAAGCGGCGGCGGGTGAAGTCCGGCATGGACTTGATGGAGTCCTTGATCAGCAGCCGCTTGTCGACGCCGGGGATGAGGAATGAGCGCTTGGCCATAACGGGTCTCCTAATCAGCGGCCAATGATCATCGCGCGCAGGCTCTTCGGCACCAGCAGCGCAAGCAAGACGTGAATGACGAGGAAGGCGCAGATCGCGGCCATGCAGAAGAAATGGACGTAGCGCGCGGTCGGATAATCGCCGAACAGCATCACGAGATAATAGAGCTGCACCGGCTTCCACATCGACAGGCCCGACAGCACGATCAGCACGCCGACCACGATGATGCCGGCATAGAGCAGGCGCTGCACGTAATTGTAGACGGTGAGATCGTCATGGCCGAGCTTGAAGGTCAGGGCAGCCCTGACATCGTGGAGCACGCCGGATGGCGTGATCGGCAGCAGCTTCTTGCGGAAGCGGCCGGTGGCGAAGCCGGTGACGAGATAGGCGAGGCCGTTGACCATCAGCAGCCACATCGCCGCAAAGTGCCAGAGCAGGCCGCCGCCGAGCCAGCCGCCAAGCGTATATTCGCGCGGAAAGCTGAAACCGAACAGCGGCGAGGCGTTGTAGATCTGCCAGCCCGACAGGATCATCAGGATCATGGCGACCGCGTTGGTCCAGTGCATGACGCGAACCCAGGCCGGCTGGATCACTTTGGCGGGGGTGGCGCTGACCTGCTCGTCGCTGACTGTGAGGCTCGACATGATGGTTCCGTCCTGAAGGTCGTCTGACACCGAATATACGCTGATACGGCCGCTTTCGTTACGCCCCGCCGGCCATCGAATCGATGCCTATGGGCTATCGTGGTCACAATAAAGCGAGCCGGGTGCCCCCGGCTCGCCGTTTCGTCGCATCCTGCTTGCGGGATGAAACAGGGACGCGCGGTGTTACGTCGCCGGCATCAGCACGGTGTCGACCACATGGATGACGCCGTTCGACTGGTTGACGTTGGAGATCGTCACCATCGAGGTGCCGCCCTTGGCATCGACGATCCAGACCTTGCCGTCCTGCTTCTTCACGGTCAGTTCCTCGCCTTCGGCGGTCTTCATCTTCTTGCCGTCGGTGAGGTCGGAGGCCTCGAGCTTCCCGGGCACGACATGGTAGGTGAGGATCTTGGTCAAGGTCGCCTTATTCTCGGGCTTGACCAGGTTGTCGACGGTGCCGGCCGGCAGCTTGCCGAAGGCGGCGTTGGTGGGCGCGAACACCGTGAACGGGCCCTTGCTTTCCAGCGTCGGCACCAGGCCGGCCGCCTTCACCGCCGCGACCAGCGTGGTGTGATCCTTCGAGTTGACGGCGTTCTGGACGATGTTCTTGGACGGGAACATCGCGGCGCCGCCGACCATGACGGTCTTCTCCTCGGCGCGGACAGGCGCGACGACGGTCGCGGTGATGGCCAGGGCGCTGAAGGCGGCGGCAGCGAGATAGGCAATACGCTTCGACATGGAGAGTCTCCCGATTGAATTGTGACCGGCAATGGCCGGCGTTTGCGTTGGGGCAACAACGGCGCCTGCGACCTTTTGGCGTGAAGCAGCAGTGCCGTCGTTGGACCGAACTACGGGAGGGTTCGGGATGGGGTTTCGGGAAATAATTTATCGTGATGCGTGAAACTAAGCGGGGGGACGTTCGTGTGATGCGCGGCCATCGCGCAAAAACTGCGGCGCAGTAGGTGTCGTAGGGTGGGCAAAGGCGCGTAGCGCCGTGCCCACCATCTCTCCGCGATTGAGGACGGGTGGTGGGCACGCTCCGCTTTGCCCACCCTACGGCAGTGTGCCCGCTTCAATCCCTGTTGTTCGGCGTCTGAATGAATCCGCGATTATGCGTCGGGCTGATCAGGAGCTCGTTGATGCAGACGCGCGGCGGCATGCTGGCGATGAACGCGATGGTGCGGCCGAGATCTTCGGATTGCAGCATCTTCGCCTGCTCCGCCTCGCTCGGCACCAGCGGGCGCAGCTTCAGAATGGGAGTAGCCACCTCGCCCGGCATCAGGCAGCAGGCGCGCAGGCCGTTGACGCATTCGTCCATGTTGAAGGAATGGGTCAGCGCGAGCACCGCATGCTTGGTGGTGGTGTAGGCCGGGCCCGGCATCTTCGAGACGTGGCGGCCGGCCCAGGATGAGACGTTGATGATCGAGCCATCCTGCTGCTTGCGCATCGTGGGCAACACCGCGCGCATGCAATACAGCACGCCATTGAGATTGACCTGGACGAGCTTGTCCCAGCCCTCCAGTTCCATATCCTTCCAGCTCCGCCTGGGGACATTGATACCGGCATTGTTTACGAGCAGGTCGATGCGGCCTTGCTTCGCGACGATTTGGTCGGCCGCCTTCTGGGCTTCGGCGGCGTTGGACACGTCGAGCGCAATGGCCTCAGCCGCCCCGCCTGCCCCAGCAATCCTGGCAACCACGGTATCCAGGGCATCCTTGCGGCGGCCCGAGACCACGACTATCCAGCCGTCGGCCGCGAGCGCCTCGGCGCCGGCCTCCCCGATGCCGCTGCCACCGCCCGTCACCCAGGCCACGCGTTTCCCGTTTTTGGTCATGCAAACTGTCTCCGTTGCTTCATTGGGGCGGTTTTTGCTAATCCAGCCCTCGGTTTTGACCGGCCTTGTTGCCTTGCGGTCGAGGAAATCTTGCATGAACCAAGCTGCCAACGCCAACCTGTTTTCCCGCCTGTTCGACGATCTGGACGATCCCAAACGCCTCGCGGTCGAGACGCAGGACGGCGCCCATATCAGCTATGGCGATCTGATCGCGCGGGCCGGGCAGATGGCGAATGTGCTGGTCGCGCGCGGCGTGAAGCCCGGCGACCGCGTCGCGGTGCAGGTGGAGAAATCGGTCGCCAATATCGTGCTGTATCTCGCCACGGTGCGGGCCGGCGCGGTCTATTTGCCGCTGAACACGGCCTATACGCTGAACGAGCTTGACTACTTCATCGGCGATGCCGAGCCATCGCTGGTGATCTGCGATCCCTCCAAGGCGGAAGGCCTCGCCCCGATCGCCGCCAAGGTGAAGGCCAAGGTCGAGACGCTCGGGCCCGACGGCAAGGGCTCGCTGACGGAAGCCGCCGACAAGGCCAGCAGCGAATTCGTAACCGTCTCGCGGGCAAACGACGATCTCGCCGCGATCCTCTACACGTCGGGCACCACCGGCCGCTCCAAGGGCGCGATGCTGACGCACGACAATCTCGCGTCGAACTCGCTCTCGCTCGTCGGCTATTGGCGCTTCACCGACAAGGACGTGCTGATCCACGCGCTGCCGATCTACCACACGCACGGCCTGTTCGTGGCGACCAACGTGACGCTGTTTTCGCGGGCGTCGATGATCTTCCTGCCCAAGCTCGACCCGGATCTGATCATCAAGCTGATGGCGCGCGCCACGGTGCTGATGGGCGTGCCGACCTTCTACACGCGGCTGCTCCAGAACTCCGCGCTGTCGCGCGAGACCACAAAGCACATGCGGCTGTTCATCTCGGGCTCCGCGCCGCTGCTCGCCGAAACCCATCGCGAATGGTCGGCGCGCACGGGACACGCGGTGCTCGAGCGCTACGGCATGACCGAGACCAACATGAACACGTCGAACCCGTATGACGGCGAGCGCGTGCCCGGCGCGGTCGGCTTTCCTCTCCCCGGCGTCTCCGTGCGCGTGACCGAGCCCGAGACCGGCAAGGAGCTGCCGCACGACGAGATCGGCATGATCGAGGTGAAGGGCCCGAACGTCTTCAAGGGCTATTGGCGCATGCCGGAGAAGACCAAGTCGGAATTCCGGTCCGACGGCTTCTTCATCACCGGCGACCTCGGCAAGATCGACGACAAGGGCTACGTCCACATTCTCGGCCGCGGCAAGGATCTCGTGATCTCCGGCGGCTTCAACGTCTACCCCAAGGAAATCGAGAGCGAGATCGACGCCATGCCGGGCGTGGTCGAATCCGCCGTGATCGGCGTGCCGCATGCCGATTTCGGCGAGGGCGTCACGGCGGTTCTGGTCTGCAACAAGGGCGCCGACGTCACCGAGGCCGGCGTGCTGAAGGCGCTCGACGGAAGGCTGGCAAAGTTCAAGATGCCCAAGCGCGTCTTCGTCGTCGACGAGCTGCCGCGGAACACCATGGGCAAGGTACAGAAGAACGTGCTGCGCGATACCTACAAGGATATTTACGCGAAGAAGTAGGGGGCTGCCTCGTCGCAGCTTTGTTGCGACGAGGCGCCGCCACGCAACGCGCCGTCATGCCCCGGCTTGACCGGGGCATCCAGTACGCCGCAGCCTCTCGGTTCAATCACTGCTGTCTCTGGAATACTGGATCGCCCGCCCCAGTGCGCAAGTGCGCACAAGGCGGGCGATGACAGCGGAGTATGTGGCGCAGGCTCAGGCGCTCACTGGCCGCCCACCAAGCTCATCACAAACCGGCTGCCGACGATAAACAGATAGCAGCCGAACGCCACTTCCAGCGTCCGCTTCGACATCGCATGCGCGGCTCTCACGCCGAGCGGCGCGGTGACGAGGCTCATCGGCATCACCAGCACGGCGCCGATCAGCGAGACGTAACCGAGCGCGAACGGGATTTGCAGCGCTGCGACGGCCGGATAGGTCGCAGCTGCCGGCCAGCCGGCATAGATGTAGCCGAGCGCGCCGGGGATCGAGATCAGGACCGCGAGCGCCGACGAGGTCGCCACTGCCTGGTGGATGGGCCGGCCGTAGAACGTCATCAGCAGGTTCGAGAACAGGCCGCCGCCGATACCCATCAGCGTCGAGAGGATACCGACGCAGAAGCCGTAGACGCGCATCAGCGGCCCTTTAGGCAGATCGTCGCCGAACTTCCAGCCCTCGCGCGCGAAGATGAGACGCGCCGACGCGGAATAGGCGACGCAGACAAACACGATCTTGAACAGCTTCTCCGGCGCGTAACGCGCGATGACGCTGCCGGCGACGACGCCGATCACGATCGGCAGCCACCACACGCGCAGGATCGACATGTCGACGGCGCCGCGCTTGTAGTGCGCCTGGAACGAACGGATCGAGGTTGGAATGATCACCGCGAGCGAGGTGCCGATGCAGAGCGGCATGCGCACTTCGAGCGGCACGCCGGCGATGCGGAAGCATTCGTAGAACACCGGCACGAGAATCGCGCCGCCGCCGATGCCGAACACGCCGGCCAGGAATCCCGAGAGCGCGCCGGTTGCGATCAGCAACAGCGCGAGCTCGACGATCTCCTTGATATCAAGACCTGCAATCACCCCTGACCTGCCCCGGCGACTGGTCGCAACTTCTCCGAAGCATGCGGTCGGAAAGCTGCGCGCGGAGCTTTAGGCGATCTGATTCTCGCGGTCGACACCCACGTCTTGCGGCTGGGGTGGAATGCAAGGTGTGCATATCCGGACAGGGGTCAAACCGGGCCGGGGCGGGAGCGGGTTGGTACCGTCCGAATGGCGTTAGCGGCCCAAAAGACCAGCCCCGGGCAGGTTTGGACGGCATGGTCCGTTTAGAGGCGTTCCAATAGCAATTTCAACGCGCATCGGTCCCTCCAGAACAAATGAATATATATTCTGTTTTTCGTTGGCGGACCGAAGTGCTGGTATACCAAGCCACTGATTGGCCTTGCATCATCAACGCTCTAGAGCTGAACCGCGGTTCGATTTATGGCGATTTGGTGATTGCGCAGGCGAAATCGACTCCGTAAATAGAGCCGACCTTTCGCGATCCCCGCGTGCCCCCTGCTGGGCCGCAATAAACATCAAAAGCCCATGACCGCACGGATCGAACGACCGCTTTCCCCCCACATGCAAGTCTACCGCTGGACGCTGACGATGGCGCTGTCCATCGTCCATCGCGCCACCGGTATCGCGCTCTACGTCGGAACCCTGCTGTTGGCCTGGTGGCTGATCGCGGCGGCTTCCGGCCCCGCCGCCTATTCCCACGTCCAGGCCTTCACCGGCAGCATCATCGGCCGGCTGATCATGTTCGGCTACACGTGGGCGCTGATGCACCATATGCTGAGCGGTATCCGGCACTTCGTGTGGGACCTCGGCTACGGCTTCAAGGCCAATGAGCGCGAAGCGCTGACCTGGGGCGCACTGATCGGCGGCATCGCGCTGACGGTGCTGATCTGGATCATTGCCTACGCGATCGGAGGTGGACGATGAGCACGGCCGATACGCCGAAGCGCAGCATGCGCACCCCGCTCGGCCGCGTCCGCAACCTTGGCGCGGCGCATTCCGGCACGTCCGATTTCTGGCGCCAGCGCTTGACTGCAGTGGCGATGGTCCTGCTGATGATCCCCGTGATCGTCGTCATCATGATGCTGCTCGGCCGCAACCAGGCCTATGCCAAGCAGATCCTCGGCTCGCTGCCGATCGCCATCATCATGGTGCTCTTCATCGTCGCCAGCGCCTGGCACATGAAGATCGGCATGCAAGTCGTGATCGAGGACTATATCCACAACGAGAAGCTGAAGCTCGCGACGATCATGCTCAACAATTTCTTCTCGATCGCGGTCGCGCTCGCCTCGATCTACGCGATTCTCCAACTGTCATCCGGAGTGTAACCCATGGCCAATGCGACGAATGGCAAGGGCAACGGCGCTCCCGCCACCAACGGCAAAGCCTATCCGATCGAAGACCACACCTATGACGTCGTCGTGGTCGGCGCCGGCGGCGCGGGCCTGCGCGCCGTGGTCGGCTGCAGCGAAGCCGGTCTTCGCACCGCCTGCATCACCAAGGTGTTTCCGACCCGCTCGCATACGGTCGCGGCGCAGGGCGGCATCTCGGCCTCGCTCGGCAACATGCACAAGGACGACTGGCGCTGGCACATGTACGACACCGTGAAGGGGTCGGACTGGCTGGGTGACCAGGATGCGATCGAATACATGGTGCGCAACGCGCCCGAGGCCGTCTACGAGCTCG
Protein-coding regions in this window:
- a CDS encoding YbfB/YjiJ family MFS transporter; the protein is MRAQDCFAQDRRPPPDAHPARLILTLSLAATVGLGIGRFAYALVLPDMREDLGWSYSAAGFMNTINAVGYLVGALVASRLIQRVGWSASIRGGTLACVAALATCALTGNFVALSLARLVLGLGAAAGFVAGGALAAAIAQSRPERANFLLSLFYAGPGIGILASGLIAPFTLQYFGPGSWWLVWWALTLLSVVMTVPLFLIRIESGVRFSEGSHATFAILPVQIYLAGYFLFGAGYIAYMTFMIAYVRDGGGGAAAQAAFWSLIGLSAFVTPWVWRGVLALDRGGLATAIILGTNALGAALPMLGHSPAWLAVSAVVFGVAFFAVVGSTTAFVRFNYPPEAWPTAIAAMTISFGVGQTLGPIVVGAITDALGSLSYALNVSAALLALGAVAALCQRKVGPAKRSVP
- a CDS encoding molybdopterin-binding protein translates to MAKRSFLIPGVDKRLLIKDSIKSMPDFTRRRFIAGGASLGALTLLTGCDVVDSSSADTLLAKVSKFNDAVQAWMFNPDALAPTFPESAITKPFPFNAYYDLDDAPDVSAADWKLEVRGLVDNKKSWTLDELYKLPQVTQITRHICVEGWSAIGSWTGTPLRDFLKLIGADTRAKYVWFQCADKDGYNSPLDMRSALHPQTQMTFKYANEILPRAYGFPMKIRVPTKLGFKNPKYVVSMEVTNDYKGGYWEDQGYNSFSGS
- a CDS encoding cytochrome b/b6 domain-containing protein, encoding MSSLTVSDEQVSATPAKVIQPAWVRVMHWTNAVAMILMILSGWQIYNASPLFGFSFPREYTLGGWLGGGLLWHFAAMWLLMVNGLAYLVTGFATGRFRKKLLPITPSGVLHDVRAALTFKLGHDDLTVYNYVQRLLYAGIIVVGVLIVLSGLSMWKPVQLYYLVMLFGDYPTARYVHFFCMAAICAFLVIHVLLALLVPKSLRAMIIGR
- a CDS encoding fasciclin domain-containing protein, translated to MSKRIAYLAAAAFSALAITATVVAPVRAEEKTVMVGGAAMFPSKNIVQNAVNSKDHTTLVAAVKAAGLVPTLESKGPFTVFAPTNAAFGKLPAGTVDNLVKPENKATLTKILTYHVVPGKLEASDLTDGKKMKTAEGEELTVKKQDGKVWIVDAKGGTSMVTISNVNQSNGVIHVVDTVLMPAT
- a CDS encoding SDR family oxidoreductase, which translates into the protein MTKNGKRVAWVTGGGSGIGEAGAEALAADGWIVVVSGRRKDALDTVVARIAGAGGAAEAIALDVSNAAEAQKAADQIVAKQGRIDLLVNNAGINVPRRSWKDMELEGWDKLVQVNLNGVLYCMRAVLPTMRKQQDGSIINVSSWAGRHVSKMPGPAYTTTKHAVLALTHSFNMDECVNGLRACCLMPGEVATPILKLRPLVPSEAEQAKMLQSEDLGRTIAFIASMPPRVCINELLISPTHNRGFIQTPNNRD
- a CDS encoding malonate--CoA ligase produces the protein MNQAANANLFSRLFDDLDDPKRLAVETQDGAHISYGDLIARAGQMANVLVARGVKPGDRVAVQVEKSVANIVLYLATVRAGAVYLPLNTAYTLNELDYFIGDAEPSLVICDPSKAEGLAPIAAKVKAKVETLGPDGKGSLTEAADKASSEFVTVSRANDDLAAILYTSGTTGRSKGAMLTHDNLASNSLSLVGYWRFTDKDVLIHALPIYHTHGLFVATNVTLFSRASMIFLPKLDPDLIIKLMARATVLMGVPTFYTRLLQNSALSRETTKHMRLFISGSAPLLAETHREWSARTGHAVLERYGMTETNMNTSNPYDGERVPGAVGFPLPGVSVRVTEPETGKELPHDEIGMIEVKGPNVFKGYWRMPEKTKSEFRSDGFFITGDLGKIDDKGYVHILGRGKDLVISGGFNVYPKEIESEIDAMPGVVESAVIGVPHADFGEGVTAVLVCNKGADVTEAGVLKALDGRLAKFKMPKRVFVVDELPRNTMGKVQKNVLRDTYKDIYAKK
- a CDS encoding sulfite exporter TauE/SafE family protein, yielding MIAGLDIKEIVELALLLIATGALSGFLAGVFGIGGGAILVPVFYECFRIAGVPLEVRMPLCIGTSLAVIIPTSIRSFQAHYKRGAVDMSILRVWWLPIVIGVVAGSVIARYAPEKLFKIVFVCVAYSASARLIFAREGWKFGDDLPKGPLMRVYGFCVGILSTLMGIGGGLFSNLLMTFYGRPIHQAVATSSALAVLISIPGALGYIYAGWPAAATYPAVAALQIPFALGYVSLIGAVLVMPMSLVTAPLGVRAAHAMSKRTLEVAFGCYLFIVGSRFVMSLVGGQ
- the sdhC gene encoding succinate dehydrogenase, cytochrome b556 subunit; translation: MTARIERPLSPHMQVYRWTLTMALSIVHRATGIALYVGTLLLAWWLIAAASGPAAYSHVQAFTGSIIGRLIMFGYTWALMHHMLSGIRHFVWDLGYGFKANEREALTWGALIGGIALTVLIWIIAYAIGGGR
- the sdhD gene encoding succinate dehydrogenase, hydrophobic membrane anchor protein, producing MSTADTPKRSMRTPLGRVRNLGAAHSGTSDFWRQRLTAVAMVLLMIPVIVVIMMLLGRNQAYAKQILGSLPIAIIMVLFIVASAWHMKIGMQVVIEDYIHNEKLKLATIMLNNFFSIAVALASIYAILQLSSGV